ATCGATTTTCTTTCCAACAATCGTTTCCCCTTCCATGTTCAGGCGGCGCCGCAAGCACCAGACATTCGGGTGCGGATTGAACAGGGCCGCTTCTGGAATGAAGACACTCAGGGCTATTGGGTGCTGCAGGACGCACACCGCATAGGCATGGCTGCGCTGGAGGATTTACAAGAAGACGACGCCCCACTTTTCGATCTGCGTCTCGACGAAGCCCAGCGCGGCAAAGGCCTGGGAGTGGAGGTACTGCGGGCCCTCTGTGGCATGGTTTTTCGCTCGATGCCCAACACGCGACGCTTTGAGGGGCAAACCCGAGAGGACAACATCGCCATGCGCAAGACGTTCCTTCGGGCGGGTTTCCTCAAGGAAGCCCACTACCGTTTGGCCTGGCCAACTAACGACGGCGGGCACCTCGCCTCAATCGCATACTCAATCCTGCGTCACGACTGGGAAACCGGCACCGTGACCCATTTCGACTGGGCGGACCTCAGAGTCTAGAATTCCGAAGCTGTGAATCAGCCGCCTCTCGGTGCCCTCCGCAAGAATGCCGCCGCTACTGGTAATTGCCGCCGGTGGAGTGGCGGCAATTACCAGTAGCGGCGGCGGTGGCCAAGGTTCGAGGCACGAGGGTTGGGGAGGTCGTGGGTGGGGCCACGCGCCCGAGGGACCCCACCCGAGGCACGAGGGGTGGGGAGCGGGTGGGGATAAGCTCTACTCCATGACTGTTTTGGTGTTTCTAGACCCCGCCCACCCGCACGGCCGACTGGCAGATCCTACCCAGCCCA
The Arthrobacter alpinus genome window above contains:
- a CDS encoding GNAT family N-acetyltransferase — protein: MSITFVAMTPADAEDLIDFLSNNRFPFHVQAAPQAPDIRVRIEQGRFWNEDTQGYWVLQDAHRIGMAALEDLQEDDAPLFDLRLDEAQRGKGLGVEVLRALCGMVFRSMPNTRRFEGQTREDNIAMRKTFLRAGFLKEAHYRLAWPTNDGGHLASIAYSILRHDWETGTVTHFDWADLRV